From the Salinimicrobium tongyeongense genome, one window contains:
- a CDS encoding 3-deoxy-D-manno-octulosonic acid transferase → MHFLYNIAVKATENLLPLAGRYSEKLRKFSDGRNGLFEDLASKIAPGDKTIWFHAASLGEYEQAVPVILKVKEIFPGHKIVLSFFSPSGFEVKKNTSVADVVTYLPLDTPANAEKFLKVAHPDWALFIKYEFWPNFLQALKNSNIRSLLISGVFRENQLFFKPYGKWMRQYLEAFEFFFVQNKKSEQLLQQIGFENCKVSGDTRFDRVNAQLKQDNRLQFIEEFVGDKLCVVAGSTWPEDEDLIVDFINRNHQGVKFIIAPHAIKAEKIQGLQSKLKAESVLFSEKEGKPLKDAGVFIIDTVGLLTKIYSYAHIAYVGGAAGNTGLHNILEPAAFGVPVVIGHNFEKFPEAKELMEAGGLFSAENSTQANEIFHKLVNDREFREKTGSNSVAFIEQNKGATERIYNYFLKNK, encoded by the coding sequence TTGCATTTTCTTTATAATATAGCGGTTAAAGCCACAGAAAACCTGCTTCCCCTGGCCGGCAGGTACAGTGAAAAACTTCGGAAATTTAGCGACGGAAGAAATGGCCTTTTTGAAGACCTGGCTTCAAAAATTGCCCCCGGCGATAAGACCATCTGGTTTCATGCCGCCTCCCTGGGAGAGTATGAACAGGCAGTACCCGTAATTCTGAAGGTGAAAGAAATTTTTCCGGGGCACAAGATCGTATTGAGTTTCTTTTCCCCCTCGGGCTTTGAAGTAAAGAAAAATACTTCAGTAGCCGATGTGGTTACCTACCTCCCGCTGGACACGCCTGCAAATGCCGAAAAATTCCTGAAAGTGGCACATCCCGACTGGGCGCTGTTCATAAAATATGAATTCTGGCCCAACTTTTTACAGGCGCTCAAAAATAGCAATATCAGGAGCCTTTTAATTTCAGGGGTTTTCAGGGAGAATCAGCTGTTCTTTAAGCCCTACGGAAAATGGATGCGGCAGTACCTCGAAGCTTTTGAGTTCTTTTTTGTTCAGAATAAAAAATCGGAACAGCTTTTACAGCAAATAGGTTTTGAAAATTGTAAAGTAAGCGGGGACACGAGGTTTGACAGGGTAAATGCGCAACTGAAACAGGACAACCGGCTGCAGTTTATCGAAGAATTTGTGGGCGATAAGCTTTGTGTTGTGGCAGGAAGCACCTGGCCCGAAGATGAAGATTTAATTGTAGACTTCATTAACAGGAATCATCAAGGCGTAAAGTTCATTATTGCTCCGCACGCCATAAAAGCTGAAAAAATTCAGGGTTTACAGTCAAAGCTGAAAGCAGAATCGGTATTGTTTTCAGAAAAAGAAGGCAAACCGCTTAAAGATGCCGGCGTGTTCATTATTGACACCGTGGGATTGCTTACAAAGATCTACAGCTATGCCCATATTGCCTACGTGGGCGGTGCGGCCGGAAATACCGGTTTGCACAATATCCTGGAACCGGCAGCTTTTGGGGTTCCGGTGGTGATTGGACATAACTTTGAGAAATTTCCGGAAGCAAAAGAACTTATGGAAGCCGGCGGACTCTTTTCAGCAGAAAATAGTACCCAGGCAAATGAGATTTTTCACAAGCTGGTTAATGACAGGGAGTTCAGGGAAAAAACAGGTTCAAATTCGGTAGCTTTTATTGAACAAAACAAGGGAGCCACAGAGAGAATTTATAATTATTTCTTAAAAAACAAATAA